The genomic window GCTCGGCCTTTGCGGGCGGACGTTGACGAATTCCCCCTCGGACATGTACCGCCCGCGCACGTCCTGATAGGCGAAGATGTAGCCCGACCGGCCGAAGAGGTCCGACGGGCCGAGGCTGTCGCGGTACTCGTCGGCGCCGTAGGGCGCCACGCTGTAGGGCGTGCGGCAGAGGAGGATCGGATAGTTCTGCGACCGATCCTTGGGGACGTACACCGAAGTGAAGAGTTTCACGCCGTCCCGCGCGGGGATGCGATGCTCGTACTTCGTGTAATGGGCCTTCACGTAATCCAGGCCCTGGGCCGGGGCGGACGAAGGCGTGGAGGACAGGGCGGCCATCAGGGATAGGCCGGCGGCGGCGGTGCCGATCCGGCTTCGAGGACGTGCCATGGGTCGCGATTCTCCGGGCGCCGGCGTCGAGGGGATCTTGGAGCGATCCAGACTACGCCGACGGCCCGTCGAAGTCAGCGCCCCAGCCCAAGCCGCTCCCGGTGGTAGGCCAGCCGGTCGGTCGGGCTCATCCTCGCGAAGTCGGGACGGCCGTTCGCGACGGCCCTCGACTCGGTCACGAGCGAAGTCGTCCCGTTGCACGAGCAGGCCTCGGCGGACGGGCCGCGGCAGGCGCAGGCGTGCCCGTTCGAGTGGGCATGATGCCCGTGCGACTCGACGACCGGCGCCGGGGAGGCGGCCGGGCGGGGCGGGACGACCACCGATGCCGAGCCGCCGTAGCTCATCGACTGCTCGGTCACCTTCAGGTCGTCCTCGAGCGGGCGATGGGGCGCGACGCCGAGCTTGCCGAGGACCGCGTGATACGCCTTCACGGCCTCGACCGGCCCGATGACGCCCTCGACGATCAGGCGCAGGAACTGGACGAACGCGAGCTGGTTCTCAGAGTTGTTGATCTTGCGGCCGAACAGGGCGACCCTGGCCCCGTACTTCTGCGCATCGTGGAGGAGCTGGAAGGCGTCCCGGGTGGTCCCGGAGGAGCCGCCGAGGATGCCGACGACGAGGTGCGGGTCGAAGCGGACGAGCTCCTCCATCGCCTTCGGCCCGTGGTAGACGATCTTCAGGAACTGCGGCCTGCCGGCCGGGGCGACGCCCGCGAGCATCCTCGTGATCATGTCGTTGAGGTAGTGCGGCAGCACGTCGGGCGCCACGCCCGTGGCGACGTTGGGGTCGAAGACCTCCAGGAAGTAGCGGAACCCCTTGCGCTCCGCCTCCTCGCGGAAGGCGTGGAACTGCTCCAGGGTCGCGATGTCGCGGTCGAGCTGGTTGTTGAACGTGACGCTGTAGAGCCCGAGGTTCGCGCCTTGGGTCCGCTCCTCGGGCGTGCAGTCCAGGTGGCCGCACTGCGCGTGGTCGATGTTCGCCGTGCGGAAGGGGCGGGACGCCTCCGTCGCGTAGCCGCTCCCGCGGGCGAGGTGGATGTCCGTCGTGTCGTTGGCGCGGATGGCCGGCGTGACCGGGGAGTCGTCGAAGAGACGCTCGCGGAACGTCAGGGCGTAGTTCGAGCTCGTCGACATGAGCATGATGTCGACGAGCCCCTGCCTGGTGATGAGCCGCATCTGCTGGCGGTATTCCTCGAGCGTCTTGAACCGGACCT from Aquisphaera giovannonii includes these protein-coding regions:
- a CDS encoding beta/alpha barrel domain-containing protein, whose protein sequence is MIKSLDRKLAAIHADPSGCREFILADAKDADMATGLGAPGKSPELHAGEVRFKTLEEYRQQMRLITRQGLVDIMLMSTSSNYALTFRERLFDDSPVTPAIRANDTTDIHLARGSGYATEASRPFRTANIDHAQCGHLDCTPEERTQGANLGLYSVTFNNQLDRDIATLEQFHAFREEAERKGFRYFLEVFDPNVATGVAPDVLPHYLNDMITRMLAGVAPAGRPQFLKIVYHGPKAMEELVRFDPHLVVGILGGSSGTTRDAFQLLHDAQKYGARVALFGRKINNSENQLAFVQFLRLIVEGVIGPVEAVKAYHAVLGKLGVAPHRPLEDDLKVTEQSMSYGGSASVVVPPRPAASPAPVVESHGHHAHSNGHACACRGPSAEACSCNGTTSLVTESRAVANGRPDFARMSPTDRLAYHRERLGLGR